One window from the genome of Nicotiana tomentosiformis chromosome 5, ASM39032v3, whole genome shotgun sequence encodes:
- the LOC104085666 gene encoding probable apyrase 7: MVLNKVTEMFSAAVARFSNPKTSSTPYPSSGLPPLPGSLNISSLDQKNKLRLSSSLQDLSAYRRLDLEDGDLNPEIERGSTNLKRLNLFKRENLGTSFSKVKGSPAVNSARTKWKRVILVLLCLLLVAFLLYMLFFYLNLFRGESKFYVVLDCGSTGTRVYVYQSSPNYKKDSDLPIVLRSLPEGFQRNSRLQSGRAYNRMETEPGFDKLVHNTSGLRKAIKPLIKWAVKQIPKHAHKSTYLYLYATAGVRRLPNSDSEWLLNNAWSILKSSPFTCKREWVKTITGMEEAYYGWIAMNYHTGILGAKPKKGTFGALDLGGSSLQVTFESKENLPDETSLELNIGAVNHHLTAYSLAGYGLNDAFDKSVVQLLKSLPKISNADLTSGNLEIKHPCLNSGYKEQYICTHCVSLYQEGGNPTTGREVSGKGGKPGVRVQLVGAPKWEECNSLAKVAVNLSEWSGKNPGIDCELQPCALAENLPRPYGQFYAMSGFYVVYRFFNLTPDAALDDVLEKGQEFCEKTWDVAKTSVAPQPFIEQYCFRAPYVVFLLREGLHITDSQVTIGSGSITWTLGVALLEAGKAVSTGVELISYKLLLMKMHPIILFAILFASLAVLLCALSCVGKWMPRFFRRQYLPLFGNNSASSTSIINIPAPFSFRRWSPVITGEGRVKMPLSPTVANTQQRPFDTGHGFGGNGIQLTESSLYSSSSSVAHSFSSGSLGQMQFESSSTGSFWSPHRSQQRLQSRRSQSREDLISSLAEVPLPPKV; encoded by the exons ATGGTGCTTAATAAAGTTACAGAAATGTTTTCCGCTGCAGTGGCTCGTTTTTCGAACCCAAAGACGTCTAGCACTCCATATCCATCATCGGGGTTACCACCTCTGCCAGGTTCACTTAATATTTCTAGCTTAGATCAGAAGAACAAGTTGAGACTTTCCTCATCCCTTCAGGATCTTTCTGCATACCGGCGGCTTGATCTGGAAGATGGTGATCTTAACCCTGAAATAGAGAGGGGTTCAACTAATTTAAAACGGCTAAATCTTTTCAAGAGAGAAAACTTGGGTACAAGCTTCTCCAAGGTGAAGGGGTCACCAGCAGTCAATTCTGCACGAACGAAATGGAAGCGAGTTATCTTAGTTCTCCTCTGCTTGCTATTGGTTGCATTTCTCCTATATATGTTATTTTTTTATCTTAATTTATTCCGCGGAGAGTCAAAGTTTTATGTTGTGCTTGATTGTGGTAGCACTGGGACTCGTGTTTATGTATATCAATCATCCCCTAACTATAAAAAAGATAGCGATCTCCCTATTGTATTGAGATCATTGCCAGAGGGTTTCCAGAGAAACTCAAGATTACAGAGTGGACGGGCTTACAACAGAATGGAGACGGAACCTGGATTTGACAAattggtgcacaacacatctggATTGAGAAAAGCAATCAAGCCACTAATTAAGTGGGCAGTGAAGCAAATCCCCAAGCATGCGCATAAATCTACTTATCTCTATCTTTATGCTACAGCTGGAGTCCGCAGGCTGCCAAATTCAGATTCAGAATGGCTTCTCAACAATGCTTGGTCCATTTTAAAAAGTTCGCCTTTTACGTGCAAGAGAGAATGGGTCAAAACTATCACTGGCATGGAGGAAGCCTATTATGGATGGATAGCTATGAATTACCACACCGGTATATTGGGGGCAAAACCTAAAAAAGGAACATTTGGTGCTCTTGACTTAGGTGGCTCATCGCTGCAGGTTACTTTTGAGAGCAAGGAAAATCTCCCTGATGAAACTAGCTTAGAGCTGAATATTGGTGCGGTTAATCATCATCTTACTGCTTATTCCTTAGCAGGATATGGCCTGAATGATGCTTTTGACAAGTCTGTAGTTCAGCTTCTCAAGAGCCTTCCCAAGATCAGTAATGCAGATCTCACCAGTGGAAACCTTGAGATCAAGCATCCGTGTTTGAATTCTGGTTACAAGGAGCAATATATCTGTACTCATTGTGTTTCCCTATACCAAGAAGGTGGTAATCCTACCACTGGGAGAGAAGTTTCTGGTAAAGGGGGAAAGCCTGGAGTTCGTGTTCAGCTTGTTGGAGCTCCAAAATGGGAAGAATGCAATTCACTTGCAAAAGTTGCTGTCAATTTGTCTGAATGGTCTGGCAAAAATCCAGGAATTGATTGTGAGTTGCAGCCCTGTGCTCTTGCAGAAAATCTTCCTCGTCCTTATGGCCAGTTCTATGCTATGTCTGGTTTTTACGTGGTATATCGTTTTTTCAACTTGACCCCTGATGCTGCGCTGGATGATGTATTAGAAAAGGGTCAGGAATTTTGTGAGAAGACTTGGGATGTCGCAAAGACTAGTGTTGCACCTCAGCCTTTCATAGAACAGTATTGCTTCAGGGCACCATACGTTGTCTTTTTGTTGAGAGAAGGCTTGCACATTACTGATAGTCAGGTAACCATTGGTTCCGGAAGTATTACTTGGACACTAGGTGTTGCACTGTTGGAAGCTGGAAAGGCAGTTTCAACTGGGGTGGAACTTATTAGTTACAAGCTATTGCTCATGAAGATGCACCCAATTATTCTGTTTGCTATTTTGTTTGCTTCATTAGCTGTTCTTCTTTGTGCATTATCATGTGTTGGGAAGTGGATGCCCAGGTTCTTCCGTAGGCAATATCTCCCCCTTTTTGGGAATAATAGTGCTTCATCCACATCTATAATCAACATTCCAGCTCCTTTCAGTTTCAGGCGGTGGAGTCCTGTTATTACAG GTGAAGGAAGAGTGAAAATGCCACTCAGTCCAACAGTTGCTAATACACAACAGAGACCATTTGACACTGGGCATGGTTTCGGTGGCAATGGTATCCAGCTCACTGAATCTTCTTTATATTCATCGTCTAGTAGTGTCGCACATAGTTTTTCATCAGGGAGCTTGGGTCAGATGCAATTTGAAAGTAGTAGCACGGGTTCCTTCTGGTCCCCACACAGAAGCCAACAGCGTCTCCAGAGCAGGAGATCCCAGTCACGAGAAGATCTTATTTCTTCACTGGCTGAAGTGCCCTTGCCTCCAAAGGTCTAA